Proteins encoded by one window of Cryptosporangium aurantiacum:
- a CDS encoding alpha/beta hydrolase produces the protein MALGLDPEISAALDARLGNGRRGAADRPPSGGDVTAVRASLDPVLRALAAEPPVPPGIEVTRHAATSADGTQVPMRLYRSPGTPETGLVVYFHGGGMVAGDLDIYDPVMRRYVGAGGIPMLAVDYRLAPEHPYPAGVEDGYAAIVWAAKKAGELGSDPTRIAVAGDGGGAAIAAGAVLLGRDRGGPTLAGQLLVYPMLDDRTVTPDPLLGRGALWRYEDNRAAWAAVLDRPVDAEPAHAPAYAAPARASDVAGLPPTYLEVGSLDIVRDEGLTFGARLARVGIPVEMHMHAGAPHAFDLLAPDAAVTQRATADRLRFLESVAG, from the coding sequence ATGGCGCTCGGCCTCGACCCGGAGATCAGCGCGGCGCTCGACGCCCGGCTAGGGAACGGCCGTCGCGGGGCGGCCGACCGGCCACCGAGCGGCGGTGACGTCACAGCGGTGCGGGCCTCGCTCGATCCGGTGCTGCGCGCGCTCGCGGCCGAACCGCCGGTTCCGCCCGGTATCGAGGTCACCCGGCACGCCGCGACCTCCGCCGACGGCACCCAGGTCCCGATGCGGCTCTACCGCAGCCCCGGCACGCCGGAGACCGGGCTCGTCGTCTACTTCCACGGCGGCGGCATGGTCGCGGGCGACCTGGACATCTACGACCCGGTGATGCGCCGGTACGTCGGTGCGGGCGGCATCCCGATGCTCGCCGTCGACTACCGCCTCGCGCCGGAGCACCCGTACCCGGCCGGGGTCGAGGACGGATACGCGGCGATCGTCTGGGCCGCGAAGAAGGCCGGCGAGCTGGGTTCGGACCCCACCCGGATCGCGGTGGCCGGCGACGGCGGCGGAGCGGCGATCGCCGCCGGCGCCGTGTTGCTCGGCCGGGACCGCGGTGGTCCGACGCTCGCCGGGCAGCTGCTCGTCTACCCGATGCTCGACGACCGCACGGTGACGCCGGACCCGCTGCTGGGTCGGGGCGCGCTCTGGCGCTACGAGGACAACCGGGCCGCCTGGGCGGCCGTGCTCGACCGCCCGGTGGACGCCGAGCCCGCGCACGCCCCGGCCTACGCGGCCCCGGCGCGCGCCAGCGACGTCGCCGGGCTGCCGCCGACCTACCTGGAGGTGGGCAGCCTGGACATCGTCCGGGACGAGGGCCTGACGTTCGGCGCGCGCCTGGCCCGCGTCGGCATCCCGGTCGAGATGCACATGCACGCCGGGGCGCCGCACGCGTTCGACCTGCTCGCCCCGGATGCGGCGGTCACTCAACGAGCGACCGCCGACCGCCTGCGGTTCCTGGAGTCGGTGGCCGGTTAG
- a CDS encoding sensor histidine kinase, translating to MLRPRDWSLARQLLALQIAVVTVVVAAGLGAAIAQAEQATEESAATRALAIARSVAATPDVRAALELPDPSPVLQPHAENVRRATGTDFVVVMSAAGIRYTHPDETQIGKKFLGHIDRAVRGEAFTETYTGTLGPSVRAVVPVIADGTVRALVSVGIKRSAVDRTLQGQLPTLALAGVLALLLAAAGTWLVNRRLRRQTHDLGPRELSRMYAYYDAVLHAVGEGLLLLDRDGRVQLVNDEARRLLGLPSDAAGQHVDALPVPTTLGAALAAGEQRVDEIHLTGDRVLVVNQRPAGGGSVVTLRDHTDLQALTGELDSVRGFAESLRSAAHEASNRLHTVVSLIGLGRVSEAVEFATGELALSQRLADRVVEAVEEPVLVALLLGKVAQAAERGVELVLEPDAQVPPGVADPRDLVTIVGNLIDNAVDAAVAAPPPRRVEVGAWVDDDTLVFQVTDSGTGLEAGQVEQAFARGWSTKTDGRLIGRGLGLALVGQAVHRHGGRIDVAGDGGAVFTVRLPMRARVSS from the coding sequence GTGTTACGTCCGCGGGACTGGAGCCTGGCCCGCCAGCTGCTCGCACTGCAGATCGCGGTGGTGACGGTGGTCGTCGCCGCCGGGCTGGGCGCCGCGATCGCGCAGGCAGAGCAGGCCACCGAGGAGAGCGCGGCCACCCGCGCGCTGGCGATCGCCCGCTCCGTCGCCGCGACGCCCGACGTCCGGGCCGCGCTGGAGCTGCCCGACCCCAGCCCGGTGCTGCAACCGCACGCGGAGAACGTGCGCCGGGCCACCGGCACTGACTTCGTCGTCGTGATGAGCGCGGCCGGGATCCGCTACACCCACCCGGACGAGACCCAGATCGGAAAGAAGTTCCTCGGCCACATCGACCGGGCCGTTCGCGGTGAGGCGTTCACCGAGACCTACACCGGGACGCTGGGGCCGTCGGTGCGTGCGGTGGTGCCGGTGATCGCCGACGGCACGGTGCGGGCCCTGGTGTCGGTGGGCATCAAACGCAGCGCGGTCGACCGCACGCTGCAGGGTCAGCTGCCGACGCTCGCGCTGGCCGGTGTCCTCGCGCTGCTGCTGGCCGCGGCCGGGACCTGGCTGGTCAACCGGCGGCTGCGCCGCCAGACCCACGACCTCGGCCCGCGTGAGCTGAGCCGGATGTACGCGTACTACGACGCGGTGCTGCACGCGGTCGGGGAAGGTTTGCTGCTGCTCGACCGGGACGGCCGGGTGCAGCTGGTCAACGACGAGGCCCGCCGGTTGCTCGGACTGCCTTCCGACGCCGCCGGCCAACACGTGGACGCCCTGCCGGTGCCGACGACGCTCGGCGCCGCGCTGGCCGCCGGTGAGCAGCGGGTGGACGAGATCCACCTGACCGGCGACCGCGTCCTGGTCGTGAACCAGCGGCCGGCCGGTGGCGGCAGCGTCGTCACGCTGCGGGACCACACCGACCTGCAGGCGCTCACCGGCGAACTGGACTCGGTGCGCGGCTTCGCCGAGTCGCTCCGCTCGGCGGCGCACGAGGCGTCGAACCGCCTGCACACGGTCGTGTCGCTGATCGGCCTCGGCCGGGTGAGCGAGGCGGTGGAGTTCGCGACCGGCGAGCTCGCGCTGAGCCAGCGGCTGGCCGACCGCGTCGTCGAGGCGGTGGAGGAGCCGGTCCTGGTCGCGTTGCTGCTGGGTAAGGTGGCGCAGGCCGCCGAGCGGGGCGTCGAGCTGGTGCTGGAGCCGGACGCGCAGGTGCCGCCCGGCGTCGCCGACCCGCGGGACCTGGTGACGATCGTCGGCAACCTGATCGACAACGCGGTGGACGCGGCGGTCGCGGCGCCACCGCCGCGCCGGGTCGAGGTGGGTGCGTGGGTCGACGACGACACCCTGGTGTTCCAGGTGACGGACTCCGGGACGGGGCTGGAGGCCGGGCAGGTGGAGCAGGCGTTCGCCCGCGGCTGGTCGACGAAGACCGACGGGCGGCTGATCGGCCGTGGCCTCGGGCTGGCGCTGGTCGGTCAGGCCGTGCACCGGCACGGCGGGCGGATCGACGTCGCCGGTGACGGTGGCGCGGTGTTCACGGTCCGGCTCCCGATGCGGGCCCGGGTGTCGTCATGA
- a CDS encoding beta-phosphoglucomutase family hydrolase — MLGLPAEIQGCLFDLDGVVTRTAAQHAKAWKTMFDQFLAEYAQGQAPFDVDTDYLRYVDGRKRLDGTRAFLASRGITLPEGTPSDTAADHTVLGLSNAKNALVLDLIAAEGVEVFDDAVTYLTAVRDAGLARAVVTSSANAEQVLTVTGLAGLFDYRVDALVAAERHLAGKPAPDTFLAGAELLGLRPHQAAVFEDALAGVEAGRAGGFGLVVGVDRIGHPDGLKTAGADVVVSALTELLEVP; from the coding sequence GTGCTGGGATTACCTGCCGAGATCCAGGGATGCCTCTTCGACCTGGACGGCGTTGTGACACGAACAGCCGCGCAGCACGCGAAGGCGTGGAAGACGATGTTCGACCAGTTTCTGGCCGAGTACGCGCAGGGCCAGGCGCCGTTCGACGTCGATACCGACTACCTCCGTTACGTCGACGGACGGAAACGTTTGGACGGGACGCGGGCGTTCCTCGCGTCCCGCGGAATCACGCTCCCCGAGGGAACACCGTCCGACACCGCGGCCGACCACACCGTCCTCGGCCTCTCGAACGCGAAGAACGCGCTCGTCCTGGACCTGATCGCCGCCGAGGGCGTCGAGGTGTTCGACGACGCGGTCACGTACCTGACCGCGGTCCGCGACGCGGGGCTGGCCCGTGCGGTGGTGACGTCGTCCGCGAACGCCGAGCAGGTCCTCACCGTGACCGGGCTGGCCGGGCTGTTCGACTACCGGGTCGACGCGCTGGTCGCGGCCGAGCGTCATCTCGCGGGCAAACCGGCGCCGGACACGTTCCTGGCCGGTGCCGAACTGCTCGGTTTGCGTCCGCACCAGGCGGCGGTATTCGAGGACGCGCTGGCCGGCGTGGAGGCCGGGCGAGCCGGGGGCTTCGGGCTGGTGGTGGGCGTCGACCGGATCGGACATCCGGACGGGCTGAAGACCGCGGGCGCCGACGTCGTCGTCTCCGCGCTGACCGAGCTGCTGGAGGTGCCGTGA
- a CDS encoding acyl-CoA thioesterase, with protein MQTTTGAPTILDLFTLEEVERDLYRANTVFDDPFPLYGGQVAGQALAAAGATVPEGRPPHSLHGYYLRGGDSAQPTLFRVDRDRDGRSYSARRVTALQGDRVVSTMSCSFSVEEDGPDAEASGMPDVPDPTTLPAAPMPRLFSMEGSLPPAPYPGSEWPTRFWARCTVDLPEDPLIHACVLTYLSDISTGLAPYHDETSASGSSLDHAIWFHRPIPMDEWVLMDLVPHSVARGRGFYHGMIRTAGGTLGATIAQEALFRARGSSVFHQPRR; from the coding sequence GTGCAGACGACCACGGGCGCTCCGACGATCCTCGATCTCTTCACGTTGGAAGAGGTCGAGCGTGACCTCTACCGGGCGAACACCGTCTTCGACGACCCGTTCCCGCTCTACGGGGGCCAGGTGGCCGGGCAGGCGCTGGCCGCGGCCGGAGCGACGGTTCCCGAGGGGCGTCCGCCGCACTCGCTGCACGGTTACTACCTGCGCGGCGGCGACTCCGCCCAGCCGACGCTGTTCCGCGTCGACCGTGACCGGGACGGCCGCTCGTACTCCGCCCGCCGGGTCACCGCGCTGCAGGGCGACCGCGTGGTGTCCACGATGTCGTGCTCGTTCTCGGTGGAGGAGGACGGTCCGGACGCGGAGGCGTCCGGGATGCCGGACGTCCCGGACCCGACGACGCTCCCGGCGGCGCCGATGCCCCGGCTGTTCTCGATGGAGGGCTCGCTGCCGCCGGCGCCGTACCCGGGCAGCGAGTGGCCGACCCGGTTCTGGGCCCGCTGCACCGTCGACCTGCCCGAGGATCCGCTGATCCACGCGTGCGTGCTGACGTACCTCTCGGACATCTCGACCGGCCTCGCGCCGTACCACGACGAGACGTCCGCGTCCGGATCGAGCCTCGACCACGCGATCTGGTTCCACCGCCCGATCCCGATGGACGAGTGGGTGCTGATGGACCTGGTGCCGCACTCGGTGGCCCGTGGGCGCGGTTTCTACCACGGCATGATCCGCACCGCCGGTGGCACGCTCGGCGCGACGATCGCCCAGGAAGCGCTGTTCCGCGCCCGCGGCAGCAGCGTCTTCCACCAGCCGCGGCGCTAA
- a CDS encoding response regulator, with the protein MIRVLVVEDDPIAADAHAAYVGRVPGFTVAGVALNAADALRRMSRTDVDLVLLDMHLPDLHGLDVCRRMRAHGHHADVVAVTSARDLNTVRSAVSLGIVQYLIKPFVFATFAEKLEQYAAYRSRVAGGGVMSGQHEVDRALAVLHGRGQTGLPKGMSPESLDAVTAALRDTAAAVSASELAEDLGMSRITARRYLEHLTDAGLASRAARYGRAGRPELEYRWVG; encoded by the coding sequence ATGATCAGGGTTCTGGTCGTGGAGGACGATCCGATCGCCGCGGACGCGCACGCCGCGTACGTCGGGCGGGTGCCGGGGTTCACGGTGGCCGGGGTGGCGCTCAACGCCGCCGACGCGCTCCGCCGGATGAGCCGGACCGACGTCGACCTGGTGCTGCTCGACATGCACCTGCCGGACCTGCACGGCCTGGACGTCTGCCGCCGGATGCGGGCGCACGGCCATCATGCGGACGTCGTCGCGGTGACCTCCGCCCGTGACCTGAACACCGTCCGGTCGGCGGTCTCGCTCGGCATCGTCCAGTACCTGATCAAGCCGTTCGTGTTCGCGACGTTCGCGGAGAAGCTGGAGCAGTACGCCGCCTACCGGTCGCGGGTCGCCGGCGGTGGCGTGATGAGCGGCCAGCACGAGGTCGACCGGGCCCTCGCGGTGCTGCACGGCCGGGGCCAGACCGGCCTGCCGAAGGGCATGAGCCCGGAGTCGCTGGACGCGGTGACGGCGGCGCTGCGCGACACGGCCGCCGCGGTGTCGGCGAGCGAGCTGGCCGAGGACCTGGGCATGTCGCGGATCACCGCCCGGCGGTACCTCGAACACCTCACCGACGCCGGGCTGGCGTCCCGCGCGGCCCGCTACGGCCGCGCGGGACGTCCCGAGCTCGAGTACCGCTGGGTCGGCTGA
- a CDS encoding CaiB/BaiF CoA transferase family protein gives MGAGPLAGLKVLELAGIGPGPHAAMILADLGADVVRVDRPVPGLDPTAGSADQLVRGRRSVALNLKDPDEKAQLLALVEKADVLLEGYRPGVTERLGLGPDDCVAVNPRLIYARMTGWGQDGPWARTAGHDINYISITGALHAIGRAGERPVPPLNYVGDFGGGSMLVLVGILSALFERERSGRGQVVDAAMVDGATLLSQMFWSFRGAGAWSDERGVNLLDGGAPWYDTYECADGQYVAVGALEPQFWAALLTGLAVDDLPSRDDRGNWPAIRKRFTEVFATKTRDEWAAVFDGTDACVTPVLTFAEAADHPHVAARNTVVDQNGVPQAAPAPRFSRTPPGTPTPPPGSGQHTAEVLKDWLG, from the coding sequence ATGGGCGCCGGACCACTCGCCGGGCTGAAAGTCCTCGAGCTGGCGGGCATCGGCCCCGGCCCGCACGCCGCGATGATCCTCGCCGACCTCGGCGCCGACGTCGTCCGGGTCGACCGCCCGGTGCCCGGGCTGGACCCGACCGCGGGCTCCGCCGACCAGCTGGTGCGCGGACGCCGCTCGGTCGCGCTCAACCTCAAGGATCCGGACGAGAAGGCGCAGCTCCTCGCGCTCGTCGAGAAGGCGGACGTCCTGCTCGAGGGCTACCGGCCGGGCGTCACCGAACGGCTCGGGCTCGGGCCGGACGACTGCGTCGCGGTCAACCCCCGGCTGATCTACGCCCGGATGACCGGCTGGGGCCAGGACGGCCCGTGGGCTCGCACCGCCGGGCACGACATCAACTACATCTCGATCACCGGCGCACTGCACGCGATCGGCCGCGCCGGTGAGCGTCCGGTCCCGCCGCTGAACTACGTCGGTGACTTCGGCGGCGGCTCGATGCTGGTGCTGGTCGGGATCCTGTCCGCGCTGTTCGAGCGCGAGCGGTCCGGGCGGGGCCAGGTCGTCGACGCCGCGATGGTCGACGGCGCCACGCTGCTCTCCCAGATGTTCTGGTCGTTCCGGGGCGCCGGCGCCTGGAGCGACGAGCGCGGCGTCAACCTGCTCGACGGCGGCGCGCCCTGGTACGACACCTACGAGTGCGCCGACGGGCAGTACGTGGCCGTGGGTGCGCTGGAGCCGCAGTTCTGGGCCGCGCTGCTGACCGGCCTCGCCGTCGACGACCTCCCGTCGCGCGACGACCGGGGCAACTGGCCGGCGATCCGCAAACGCTTCACCGAGGTGTTCGCCACCAAGACCCGGGACGAGTGGGCCGCGGTCTTCGACGGCACCGACGCGTGCGTCACGCCGGTGCTGACGTTCGCCGAGGCCGCCGACCACCCGCACGTCGCCGCCCGGAACACGGTCGTCGACCAGAACGGCGTCCCGCAGGCCGCACCGGCACCCCGGTTCTCCCGGACGCCGCCCGGCACGCCGACGCCGCCCCCCGGGTCCGGTCAGCACACCGCCGAGGTGCTGAAGGACTGGCTGGGCTGA
- a CDS encoding crotonase/enoyl-CoA hydratase family protein has translation MSDEVQVEHADGVSVITINRPKARNAVNNAVSVGIAAALDELDERDDLTLGIITGAGGTFCAGMDLKAFVAGENPNDDRRGFGGITMLPPRKPVIAAVEGWALAGGCEIALACDLIVAAEDAKFGIPEVKRGLVAAAGGLVRLPRRIPPAIAMELALTGDPLPAADAHRFGLVNTLTPSGGALDGAKALAARVAANGPLAVAASKQLIVQSQDWADADLWKKQGSIVGPVLGSEDAQEGSRAFAEKRAPVWKGR, from the coding sequence GTGAGCGACGAGGTGCAGGTCGAGCACGCCGACGGCGTATCGGTCATCACGATCAACCGGCCGAAAGCGCGCAACGCGGTGAACAACGCGGTGTCGGTGGGCATCGCCGCCGCGCTCGACGAACTGGACGAGCGAGACGACCTGACGCTGGGCATCATCACCGGGGCCGGCGGCACGTTCTGCGCGGGCATGGACCTCAAGGCGTTCGTCGCGGGCGAGAACCCCAACGACGACCGGCGGGGTTTCGGCGGCATCACGATGCTGCCGCCGCGCAAGCCGGTCATCGCCGCGGTGGAGGGCTGGGCGCTGGCCGGCGGCTGCGAGATCGCGCTGGCCTGCGACCTGATCGTCGCCGCCGAGGACGCGAAGTTCGGCATTCCCGAGGTCAAGCGCGGCCTGGTCGCGGCGGCCGGTGGGCTGGTGCGGCTCCCCCGCCGGATCCCGCCCGCGATCGCGATGGAGCTGGCGCTGACCGGTGATCCGCTCCCGGCCGCCGACGCCCACCGCTTCGGCCTGGTCAACACGCTGACGCCGAGCGGCGGGGCACTGGACGGCGCGAAGGCGCTGGCCGCCCGGGTCGCCGCCAACGGGCCGCTCGCGGTCGCGGCGTCCAAGCAGCTGATCGTGCAGTCGCAGGACTGGGCCGACGCCGACCTGTGGAAGAAGCAGGGCTCGATCGTCGGGCCGGTGCTCGGGTCCGAGGACGCCCAGGAAGGCTCTCGGGCGTTCGCCGAGAAGCGCGCACCGGTCTGGAAGGGACGCTGA
- a CDS encoding cation:dicarboxylate symporter family transporter, whose product MSSTAAPPGNTTPPPDETTPENPPPRRDRTHYLYIAVIVAVVLGATLGLVKPDWGVALKPLGTGFVDLIKMMISPVIFCTIVLGIGSIRSAAKVGKVGGLALGYFLVMSTFALAIGLVVGNLIHPGSGLDLEGTADAGKELAAEGEGGTVDFLLGIIPTTLVSSLTEGKVLQTLFVALLVGFALQAMGRSGEPVLRGVGYLQKLVFRVLAMIMWLAPIGAFGAIAAVVGETGWDALSALLQVMLGFYLTCAIFVFGILGLLLWTIARINILSLFRYLAREFLLILSTSSSESALPRLIAKMEHFGVSRPVVGITVPTGYSFNLDGTAIYLTMASLFIADALDQPLSIGEQIGLLLFMIIASKGAAGVTGAGLATLAAGLQSHKPALLDGVGLIVGIDRFMSEARALTNFAGNAVATVLVGVWTDGFDRERATEVLAGRSPFDEATMLDDDHGAPSAEPELVGAERRA is encoded by the coding sequence ATGTCCAGTACTGCCGCACCGCCGGGCAACACCACCCCGCCGCCGGACGAGACCACGCCGGAGAACCCCCCGCCGCGCCGCGATCGGACCCATTACCTCTACATCGCGGTCATCGTCGCGGTTGTTCTCGGCGCCACGCTCGGACTGGTCAAACCCGACTGGGGCGTGGCGCTGAAACCGCTGGGCACCGGCTTCGTCGACCTGATCAAGATGATGATCAGCCCGGTCATCTTCTGCACGATCGTCCTGGGTATCGGGTCGATCCGCAGCGCTGCCAAGGTCGGCAAGGTCGGCGGCCTCGCGCTCGGCTACTTCCTGGTCATGTCGACGTTCGCGCTGGCGATCGGCCTGGTCGTCGGCAACCTGATCCACCCCGGATCCGGGCTCGACCTGGAAGGCACCGCCGACGCCGGCAAGGAGCTGGCCGCCGAGGGTGAGGGTGGCACCGTCGACTTCCTGCTCGGCATCATCCCGACCACGCTGGTCTCGTCGCTGACCGAGGGCAAGGTCCTGCAGACGCTGTTCGTCGCGCTGCTGGTCGGCTTCGCGCTGCAGGCGATGGGGCGGAGCGGCGAACCGGTCCTCCGCGGCGTCGGCTACCTGCAGAAGCTGGTCTTCCGGGTGCTGGCGATGATCATGTGGCTGGCGCCGATCGGTGCGTTCGGTGCGATCGCCGCGGTGGTCGGCGAGACCGGCTGGGACGCGTTGAGCGCGCTGCTCCAGGTGATGCTCGGCTTCTACCTCACGTGCGCGATCTTCGTGTTCGGCATCCTGGGGCTGCTGCTCTGGACGATCGCGCGGATCAACATCCTCTCGCTGTTCCGGTACCTGGCCCGTGAGTTCCTGCTGATCCTGTCGACGTCGTCCTCGGAGTCGGCGCTGCCGCGGCTGATCGCGAAGATGGAGCACTTCGGCGTCTCGCGTCCGGTCGTGGGCATCACGGTGCCGACCGGGTACTCGTTCAACCTCGACGGCACCGCGATCTACCTGACGATGGCGTCGCTGTTCATCGCGGACGCGCTGGACCAGCCGCTGTCGATCGGCGAGCAGATCGGGTTGCTGCTGTTCATGATCATCGCGTCGAAGGGCGCGGCCGGGGTGACCGGCGCGGGTCTGGCGACGCTGGCCGCCGGTCTGCAGTCGCACAAGCCCGCGCTGCTCGACGGCGTCGGCCTGATCGTCGGCATCGACCGGTTCATGTCCGAGGCCCGCGCGCTGACGAACTTCGCCGGCAACGCGGTCGCGACCGTGCTGGTCGGCGTCTGGACCGACGGTTTCGACCGGGAGCGCGCCACCGAGGTGCTCGCCGGCCGGTCCCCGTTCGACGAGGCCACGATGCTCGACGACGACCACGGCGCCCCGTCCGCCGAGCCCGAGCTGGTCGGAGCCGAACGCCGAGCCTGA